One genomic region from Acidimicrobiales bacterium encodes:
- a CDS encoding N-carbamoyl-D-amino-acid hydrolase: MRVVTVGAAQLGPIARSETRAEVVERLLALLHQAAGAGCDLVVYPELALTTFFPRWWLEGDELDAFYETEMPSPEVKPLFDEAARLGVGFCLGYAELTPDGHRYNTYLLVERDGTPIARFRKVHLPGHEEHEPWRPFQHLERGYFEESPEGFVAHRAFGGVVGMALCNDRRWPETYRVLGLQAVELVLIGYNTPLHYPPDPAQTALQAFHNHLVMQAGAYQNGTFVVGVAKGGNEEGVESLSQSVVIAPSGQIVAQAVTTGDELVVARCDLDLCRNYTHTLFDFARYRRPEAYGLITERKGPVPPP, from the coding sequence GTGCGGGTCGTGACCGTGGGGGCCGCCCAGCTCGGCCCCATCGCCAGGAGCGAGACCAGGGCCGAGGTGGTCGAGCGGCTCCTCGCGCTGCTCCACCAGGCCGCCGGGGCCGGCTGCGACCTCGTCGTCTACCCGGAGCTGGCGCTGACGACGTTCTTCCCCCGCTGGTGGCTGGAGGGCGACGAGCTCGACGCCTTCTACGAGACCGAGATGCCGTCGCCGGAGGTCAAGCCGCTGTTCGACGAGGCCGCCCGCCTCGGCGTCGGCTTCTGCCTCGGCTACGCCGAGCTCACCCCCGACGGCCACCGGTACAACACGTACCTGCTGGTCGAGCGGGACGGCACCCCGATCGCCCGCTTCCGCAAGGTGCACCTGCCCGGCCACGAGGAGCACGAGCCGTGGCGGCCGTTCCAGCACCTGGAGCGGGGCTACTTCGAGGAGTCGCCCGAGGGGTTCGTCGCCCACCGGGCCTTCGGCGGGGTGGTCGGCATGGCGCTGTGCAACGACCGGCGCTGGCCGGAGACCTACCGGGTGCTCGGGCTCCAGGCCGTCGAGCTGGTGCTGATCGGCTACAACACGCCGCTGCACTACCCGCCCGACCCGGCCCAGACGGCGCTCCAGGCCTTCCACAACCACCTCGTCATGCAGGCCGGCGCCTACCAGAACGGCACGTTCGTGGTCGGCGTGGCCAAGGGCGGCAACGAGGAGGGGGTCGAGTCGCTCTCCCAGAGCGTGGTGATCGCCCCGTCCGGCCAGATCGTGGCCCAGGCGGTGACGACCGGCGACGAGCTCGTCGTCGCCCGCTGCGACCTCGACCTGTGCCGCAACTACACCCACACGCTGTTCGACTTCGCCAGGTACCGGCGCCCCGAGGCGTACGGCCTGATCACCGAGCGCAAGGGACCGGTGCCACCGCCGTGA
- a CDS encoding molybdopterin cofactor-binding domain-containing protein, producing the protein MTSFLLNGSRVTVAGDHEHLLAALRDELRVTSPKDGCAPTGQCGCCTVLVDGKPRVACQTPLAKVDGGEVTTLEGFDPFEVERMATAFAACGALQCGFCTPGILVRVKAMIDKKGAALTREDAGRLLGGHLCRCTGYVKILDAVEALARDEVPVMVAPGGIGSAGVKYEACELAVGRRGYVDDLEPPGCLHGAVRLADHARADVVRIDTSRAAAVDGVVAVLTAADVPGELRVGLIHKDWPVFIPEGGRTSYLGDVLALVVARDRRTARRAAAMVDVEYRPLRPVTDPVRAPEDEDAVWGLDGNVLSRSAYRRGDVEAAFAAAAHVVREVFQTQRVEHAYLEPESTLAVPTEDGGLHVYSGGQGVWDDRDQIASVLGVDPSVVHVELVSNGGAFGGKEDMSNQAQTALAAWLLGRPVKTTLSREESFLLSPKRHPIRMAYEAACDADGRLTALRARMIGDSGPYASVGMKVLERSAGHACGPYVIPNVDVESIAVRTNNPVCGAFRGFGANQAQFAMEGVMDRLAERVGISGWEIRSRNVVRPGDEWGPGQILDEGCEGGRWCLDAVRDVYEAARAAGKPVGLGVGLKNSGLGNGFKEVARAVVRFREDGSVEVRHCWTEMGQGVHTVALQVAVEELGVAPERVEVLVDTSRELGAGQTTGSRGTLMGAGSVADACRRAVADGCRPGVDYEGEYRVDWTNSLDEGLEHPVIHSTFSYAAQVVILDPETGRIERVVAAHDVGRAVNPQLCEGQIEGSVHMGLGYALTEGFPADEDGRPRNTTLRSLDVIRPKDMPPVDVILVEAPQPGSPYGVKGVGEIGLVPTAGAVAAALHDHDGEWRSVLPMANADNRERASAWA; encoded by the coding sequence GTGACCAGTTTCCTACTGAACGGTTCCCGGGTCACCGTCGCCGGCGACCACGAGCACCTCCTCGCCGCCCTGCGCGACGAGCTCCGGGTCACCTCCCCGAAGGACGGCTGCGCGCCGACCGGCCAGTGCGGCTGCTGCACGGTGCTGGTCGACGGCAAGCCGCGGGTCGCCTGCCAGACCCCGCTGGCCAAGGTCGACGGCGGCGAGGTCACCACCCTCGAGGGGTTTGACCCGTTCGAGGTCGAGCGCATGGCCACGGCGTTCGCGGCGTGCGGCGCGCTCCAGTGCGGGTTCTGCACGCCGGGGATCCTCGTGCGGGTCAAGGCGATGATCGACAAGAAGGGCGCCGCGCTGACCAGGGAGGACGCCGGCCGGCTGCTCGGCGGGCACCTGTGCCGCTGCACCGGCTACGTGAAGATCCTCGACGCCGTCGAGGCCCTCGCCCGCGACGAGGTCCCGGTGATGGTGGCGCCCGGCGGGATCGGCAGCGCCGGCGTGAAGTACGAGGCCTGCGAGCTGGCCGTCGGGCGGCGGGGCTACGTCGACGACCTCGAGCCGCCCGGCTGCCTGCACGGCGCCGTCCGCCTGGCCGACCACGCCAGGGCCGACGTGGTGCGCATCGACACGTCGCGGGCGGCGGCGGTCGACGGCGTCGTCGCCGTGCTCACCGCGGCGGACGTGCCCGGCGAGCTCCGGGTCGGGCTGATCCACAAGGACTGGCCGGTGTTCATCCCCGAGGGCGGGCGCACCTCGTACCTGGGTGACGTGCTCGCGCTCGTGGTGGCGCGGGACCGGCGCACGGCGCGGCGGGCGGCGGCCATGGTCGACGTGGAGTATCGGCCCCTCCGCCCCGTCACCGACCCCGTGCGGGCGCCGGAGGACGAGGACGCGGTGTGGGGCCTCGACGGGAACGTGCTGTCCCGCAGCGCGTACCGGCGGGGCGACGTGGAGGCGGCGTTCGCGGCCGCGGCCCACGTCGTCCGCGAGGTGTTCCAGACCCAGCGGGTCGAGCACGCCTACCTGGAGCCCGAGTCGACCCTCGCCGTGCCCACGGAGGACGGCGGGCTGCACGTGTACTCCGGCGGGCAGGGCGTGTGGGACGACCGGGACCAGATCGCCTCGGTGCTCGGCGTCGACCCGTCGGTCGTCCACGTCGAGCTGGTCAGCAACGGCGGGGCGTTCGGCGGCAAGGAGGACATGTCGAACCAGGCGCAGACGGCGCTCGCCGCCTGGCTCCTCGGCCGCCCCGTGAAGACCACGCTCAGCCGGGAGGAGTCGTTCCTCCTCAGCCCGAAGCGCCACCCGATCCGCATGGCCTACGAGGCGGCCTGCGACGCGGACGGCCGGCTGACCGCGCTGCGGGCCCGCATGATCGGCGACTCCGGGCCGTACGCCTCGGTCGGCATGAAGGTGCTGGAGCGCTCGGCCGGCCACGCCTGCGGGCCGTACGTGATCCCGAACGTGGACGTCGAGTCGATCGCCGTGCGGACGAACAACCCGGTGTGCGGCGCCTTCCGCGGGTTCGGGGCCAACCAGGCCCAGTTCGCCATGGAGGGGGTGATGGACCGGCTGGCCGAGCGGGTCGGCATCAGCGGGTGGGAGATCCGCAGCCGCAACGTCGTGCGCCCGGGCGACGAGTGGGGGCCCGGCCAGATCCTGGACGAGGGGTGCGAGGGCGGCCGCTGGTGCCTCGACGCCGTCCGCGACGTGTACGAGGCGGCCAGGGCGGCGGGCAAGCCGGTCGGCCTCGGCGTCGGCCTCAAGAACTCCGGGCTCGGCAACGGGTTCAAGGAGGTGGCCCGGGCCGTCGTCCGCTTCAGGGAGGACGGGTCGGTGGAGGTCCGCCACTGCTGGACCGAGATGGGCCAGGGCGTGCACACGGTCGCCCTCCAGGTCGCGGTCGAGGAGCTGGGGGTGGCGCCCGAGCGGGTCGAGGTGCTGGTCGACACGAGCAGGGAGCTCGGCGCCGGGCAGACGACCGGCAGCCGGGGCACGCTCATGGGCGCCGGCTCGGTGGCCGACGCCTGCCGGCGGGCGGTGGCCGACGGCTGCCGGCCCGGCGTCGACTACGAGGGCGAGTACCGGGTGGACTGGACGAACTCCCTCGACGAGGGGCTCGAGCACCCCGTCATCCACTCGACGTTCTCCTACGCCGCCCAGGTCGTCATCCTCGACCCCGAGACCGGCCGCATCGAGCGGGTGGTGGCCGCCCACGACGTCGGCCGGGCCGTGAACCCCCAGCTGTGCGAGGGGCAGATCGAGGGGTCCGTGCACATGGGCCTCGGCTACGCGCTCACCGAGGGGTTCCCGGCCGACGAGGACGGGCGGCCCCGGAACACGACCCTGCGGAGCCTCGACGTGATCCGGCCGAAGGACATGCCGCCGGTCGACGTGATCCTCGTCGAGGCGCCCCAGCCGGGCTCGCCCTACGGGGTGAAGGGGGTGGGCGAGATCGGCCTCGTGCCCACGGCCGGGGCGGTGGCCGCCGCGCTCCACGACCACGACGGCGAGTGGCGCAGCGTGCTGCCGATGGCCAACGCCGACAACCGTGAGCGGGCGTCGGCGTGGGCGTGA
- a CDS encoding amidohydrolase family protein translates to MGVTPGLVCAHHHLYSALARGMPAPPRTPRGFTEILELVWWRLDRALDLQAIRWSAMLGAVEALERGCTAIVDHHESPSAIEGSLSAVADACAEVGVRVVCAYGVTDRHGPDGAARGLAENDRFLAAGGRGMVGLHAAFTCGDETIAAAADLARRHGVGVHVHVAEGEVDAGAPERLRPHADERWVLAHGVHLPDDHGLPGTIVHNPRSNMNNAVGYARPARFANPVALGTDGIGADLLEEFRLAYARHRESDVTATPETAWSWLAAGWDLVPEAAGDRVTWDCDATDPWHLAFTPGVGPVEVVVDGRVVLAGGRPTLVDPAEVRARAAEEAGRLFARLEAVA, encoded by the coding sequence GTGGGCGTGACCCCCGGCCTCGTGTGCGCCCACCACCACCTGTACTCGGCGCTGGCCCGGGGCATGCCGGCCCCACCCCGCACGCCGCGCGGGTTCACCGAGATCCTCGAGCTCGTGTGGTGGCGGCTGGACCGGGCGCTCGACCTCCAGGCCATCCGGTGGTCGGCCATGCTCGGCGCCGTCGAGGCGCTGGAGCGGGGCTGCACGGCGATCGTGGACCACCACGAGTCGCCCTCGGCCATCGAGGGGTCGCTGTCGGCCGTGGCCGACGCCTGCGCCGAGGTCGGCGTGCGGGTCGTGTGCGCCTACGGGGTCACCGACCGCCACGGGCCGGACGGGGCGGCCAGGGGCCTGGCCGAGAACGACCGCTTCCTCGCCGCGGGCGGGCGGGGCATGGTCGGCCTGCACGCCGCGTTCACGTGCGGCGACGAGACGATCGCGGCGGCGGCCGACCTGGCCCGCCGCCACGGCGTCGGCGTGCACGTGCACGTGGCCGAGGGCGAGGTCGACGCCGGCGCCCCCGAGCGCCTCCGCCCCCACGCCGACGAGCGGTGGGTGCTCGCCCACGGCGTCCACCTGCCCGACGACCACGGCCTCCCCGGCACGATCGTGCACAACCCCAGGTCGAACATGAACAACGCCGTCGGCTACGCCCGCCCGGCCCGCTTCGCCAACCCGGTGGCCCTCGGCACCGACGGCATCGGGGCGGACCTGCTGGAGGAGTTCCGCCTGGCCTACGCCCGCCACCGCGAGTCCGACGTGACCGCCACCCCGGAGACGGCGTGGTCGTGGCTGGCCGCGGGATGGGACCTCGTGCCCGAGGCGGCCGGCGACCGGGTGACCTGGGACTGCGACGCCACCGACCCGTGGCATCTCGCCTTCACGCCGGGGGTGGGCCCGGTGGAGGTCGTGGTCGACGGGCGGGTCGTGCTCGCCGGCGGCCGGCCGACCCTGGTCGACCCGGCCGAGGTGCGGGCCAGGGCGGCCGAGGAGGCCGGGCGGCTGTTCGCCCGGCTGGAGGCGGTGGCGTGA
- a CDS encoding LLM class flavin-dependent oxidoreductase produces the protein MNRVALYLQDAHPMREAIEHVRHAEARGFEAVWQADSRLVRECSVPLAAFGATTERIRLGSGVVDCWTRNPARLASTFSTLDDLAPGRVILGIGAWWDPLAAKVGVERRRPLTVMREVVTAVRALLAGETVTFHGEHVHLDGVELDYVHQERRPKEVPIYVGATGMRMMELAGEVADGVLLNYLVSVDYNARALDALARGAERAGRSVDDVDRPQLVVCSMDEDRDAALDAARLLVTQYLGQQPHIMEASGVPASLLEDIGEVLTWPATAEQVAKAAERVPDEVVQLLCAAGTPDECRAKVAEYVANGCTCPVLYPLGPDVGLMIDTFAPAS, from the coding sequence GTGAACCGGGTGGCGCTGTACCTCCAGGACGCCCACCCGATGCGGGAGGCGATCGAGCACGTCCGCCACGCCGAGGCGCGGGGGTTCGAGGCGGTGTGGCAGGCCGACTCCCGGCTCGTGCGCGAGTGCTCGGTCCCGCTCGCCGCCTTCGGCGCCACGACCGAGCGGATCCGCCTCGGGTCCGGCGTGGTCGACTGCTGGACCCGCAACCCGGCCCGCCTGGCGTCGACGTTCTCGACCCTGGACGACCTGGCCCCCGGCCGCGTGATCCTCGGCATCGGCGCCTGGTGGGACCCGCTGGCGGCCAAGGTGGGCGTCGAGCGGCGCCGCCCGCTCACCGTCATGCGCGAGGTGGTGACCGCCGTGCGCGCCCTTCTGGCCGGCGAGACCGTCACCTTCCACGGCGAGCACGTGCACCTCGACGGCGTCGAGCTGGACTACGTGCACCAGGAGCGCCGGCCGAAGGAGGTGCCGATCTACGTCGGCGCCACCGGCATGCGGATGATGGAGCTGGCCGGCGAGGTGGCCGACGGCGTGCTGCTCAACTACCTCGTGTCGGTCGACTACAACGCCCGCGCCCTCGACGCCCTGGCCAGGGGGGCCGAGCGGGCCGGCCGGTCGGTCGACGACGTCGACCGCCCCCAGCTCGTCGTCTGCTCGATGGACGAGGACCGCGACGCCGCCCTCGACGCCGCCCGCCTGCTCGTCACCCAGTACCTGGGCCAGCAGCCCCACATCATGGAGGCCTCGGGCGTGCCGGCCTCGCTGCTCGAGGACATCGGCGAGGTGCTCACCTGGCCGGCGACGGCCGAGCAGGTGGCGAAGGCGGCCGAGCGGGTGCCCGACGAGGTCGTGCAGCTGCTCTGCGCCGCCGGCACGCCCGACGAGTGCCGGGCCAAGGTGGCCGAGTACGTGGCCAACGGCTGCACGTGCCCGGTGCTGTACCCGCTCGGGCCGGACGTCGGGCTGATGATCGACACGTTCGCGCCGGCGTCGTGA